In Actinoplanes lobatus, the DNA window GTGTGCTGCCGGCCGCCGCCGAGGCCGGGGTGGGCATCATCGCCCGGGTTCCGCTGGCCAGCGGGCTGCTCTCCGGGCGGTACGACGAGAGCACCACGTTCGGCGCCGACGACCACCGCAACTACAACCGGCACGGCGAGGCGTTCGACGTCGGCGAGACGTTCTCCGGGGTGGACTTCCGTACCGGGCTCGAGGCGGTGGGCCGGATGCGCCCGCTGGTTCCGGCCGGCGTCACGATGGCGCAATTCGCACTCCGCTGGATCATCGATCAGCCGGCCGTGACGGTGGTGATCCCGGGCGCCCGCAACCCGGAACAGGCGCGGGCGAACGCGGCCGCCGCGGATGTTCCGGCCCTCTCGCCGGAAACCCGAGAAATGATCAACACGGTCTACGATGAGTTGATTCGCCCGCAGGTGCACGACAAATGGTGAACAATGAAACCGAGAGGCCGCGGTTGAGGGGCTGGCTCGCCATGTCCCTGGGCTTGGTCGCGATCGTGCTGGGTGGGGTCTGGACTCTCCAGGGACTGGATGTGCTGCCCTACAGCGCGATGAGCGGCCAGACGGTGTGGGCAGCCATCGGCGGTGGCCTGATCATCGCCGGGCTCCTGCTGATCGCCGTCGGGATGCGCCGGCGGTCCAGCGCGCAGAAGCCCGTGCAGTAATGCGGTGACGAAAGAGGCCCCGCAACCTCGGGGAGGGTGCGGGGCCACGGTCGGGCCGGCCTCCGCCAGGCGGCCGGCGAGCCGGTCTCACGACCGGCGGATTAGTCTCTAGAGCGGGCGAACCTGCTCCGCCTGCGGGCCCTTCTGGCCCTGGGCGATCTCGAACTCCACCCGCTGGTTCTCTTCCAGAGTGCGGTAGCCGCTCGTCTGGATGGCCGAGAAGTGGACGAACACGTCAGCACCCCCGCCGTCGACGGTGATGAAGCCGAAGCCCTTGTCTGCGTTGAACCACTTCACGGTTCCTTGCGCCATGCTGAACTCTCCTTCTGAAAATGCCGGCCCGCCCAACCGCGGCAGCGCGGGGCCGATGACCGTTTTCGAGCAGCGGTACCGCGAGGCGGCCCTTTCAGAGGACGTCCCATCCGCCCGACCTCGTGAACCTGCGACCCACCCGGGATGGGGCCGAAGTCCCGCGGTCAGGCGGAAGCTTGCGAACCACGTACGCAAAAACTGGCCACACTGTACCCGAAAATCGGCCGGTAAAGCTCCCCCTGGTAAGAATCCAATAATGGGTGACCGATATGGAAAAGGCCCCCCACTTCTTCCCGTCGAAGCGGGAACGAACCGGGGGACCGGGCAAGACTCCTGTCTATACAGAAGATGATCTAGTCGGGCCAGGTTCCGGTGAGTTTCTCGGTGCCGATCGCGCCGCCACGGTGGACCGCCGCCTTCACCACCGCGAAGATCGCGCCCTGCAACGCGGCGGCCGCGAGGATCTCGCCCCAGCCACGATCCGGGTCGCCGGCGTCCGGGGCGTCGTCGTCACCGGAGACTATTTTCCAGGCCTCCTTGAAGAGAAGACCGGCCAGCGCTCCGGCCGCGACACCCAGCGCCACGTTCACCGGTTTGAGAGCGACTTTCCTCAGCCTGCCCGCCATCAGCGCCTCCCCCGGACGATCAGCACGATTCCGGCTATCGCGGCTAATCCGGCGATTGTCAGTGCGGCCGGCCACGGGTTCGCGCGTACTCGGGAACCGGCGCGATATGCGAGATCGCGCTTATCGGCCTCCCGGATCCGGTGGGCCATCATGGTCGCCCGGGACCGCACCCGCTCCGTCGTCTCCACGACCTGCTCGCGAGCTCGGGCCTTCACGTCCGCGCGGGCGGCCAGCGCCTGCACCGTCTCACCGAGGTCGGATCGGGTCTGCCTGATCTCCTCCCGTAGCGCCACCAGATCCGGCTTCGCTGCGGAACCGTTGATTTCGCTCATGGCTTCCCCGCCCCTCCGGGTTCACTGGCAAAGACAGGGTCGGGCATGATCTCCCTCCCACGCTCCTTGACCGCGTTCTTCACTTCGTCGACATCGGCCTTGACACTCTCGATCGCGGCCAGAGGTTCCGGCGGAACAGCCCGGTTGATCTGCTTGCGGCCCAGCAGCGCGAGCACACCGGCGACCGCGAAGAGCACCACGGAGACGATCAGCGCGGCCAGCCAGAGCGGCAGGACCAGGTCCAGTGCGATGACCGAGGTCGCGATCAAGGCGCCCACGCCGTACCCGGCCAGCACACCCGCGCCGCCGAACAGGCCGGCGCCGATCCCGGCGTGCTTGCCCTTCTCCGCCAGTTCCGCCTTGGCCAGTGTCAGCTCGTCCCGGACCAGGCGGCTGAGCTGTTCACTGGCCCGTTGAACCAGTTCCGCGGTGGAGTGCTCGGTGAGCGACCGGGTCATCGCGTCCCCCCTTCATCCCGTTTGTGAGCGGTGTATGCCCTCGTCCCCGCCCCCTCAATCCTTGCCGCCCGGGGCAACCGGGACCGGACGGTTCAATACTTCCGCTCCGGAGCAACCGGCACCGGCCCGCCGAACACCAACCCGCGGATGTCGCCGTCCAGCCCACCGCTGAACACCCGGGCCGCGTCGGACGACGGGCCCGGACCGGAGTGACTGCCCACCCAGGTGGGCTCGGGCGCCACCGACTCCACCTCGGCGCGCACCCGCGGCAGCGCCTCCCGCTGATGCTGCCAGATCCAGCCGACCAGCCGCTCCCGGACCAGACAGCGCAGGTCCCAGAGAGCGGCCGCGTCATTGGCGCTGACCAGCGCGCGCAGCCGGACCCGGCCGTCGATCGCCTCGGTCACCTGGAGCACGCAAACCCGGCCGTCCCACAGGTCGCTGCCCTTGCAGACCCGCTGCAACGCGCCCCGGACCGACTCGACGGGGATGGCCCAGTCCACGTCGATCTCGGCCGTGCCGAGCACCGCCGACCCGGTACGCGTCCAGTTCTGGAACGGTTTGGTGGTGAAGTACGAGGTGGGCATGATCAGCCGGCGGTCGTCCCAGATCTGCACCACCACGTAGGTGAGGGTGATCTCCTCGATCCGGCCCCACTCCTGCTCCACCACGACCACGTCGTCGACCCGGATCGCGTCGCTGAACGCCAGTTGCAGGCCGGCGAACATGTTGCCCAGGGTGCTCTGCGCCGCCAGCGCCGCCACCACGCTGATCACCCCGGCCGAGGCCAGCAGGCTGGCGCCGAGCGCCCGGACGTCCGGGAAGGTCATCAGCATGATGCCGATGGTCAGCACCACGATGCCGGCCACGGTCACCCGGCGCAGCATCACCACCTGGGTCTTGATCCGCCGGCGCTTGCGGTTGTCCGGCACGTCGGTGCGCCATCGGGCCAGCGCCATGTCCTCCAGCACCAGCAGCGTGGCGCCGACCAGCCAGGCGATCGCGCCGATGCAGAACAGCACGAGCACGTGCATCACGCCGGAGCGGCCGGGGAAGTCGCCGGCCCAGATCCGGACCGACTGCTGCACCGTCAGCAGCGTAACGGTGATCAGTAACGGCCGGTGCAGCTTCCGCGCCAGATCGGCGGCGAGCGGGGACTTCCGGCCGAGCCGCACCATCACCCGGTGCGCGATCTCGACGAGCAGGAGCGCCACGGCCGCCGCCCCCATGACGGCCAATAGGACGGTCCTCTCACTGGTCACTGGTATCGCCTCCACGGAGGTGAAGCCTTGCCCCCTCCGGGTGCGGGCACACCGATGGCGGCGGATGTCGGAGATAGCTCACATCCGCCCGCCACTCACGGTCTAGAGTCAGATTTTTCGGTAGCGTGCCTGCGCCACGCAGTAGACGCCGAAGGCCGCGATGCCAGCGGCGATCAGGGCCAGCAGCCACACACCCCAGGAGTACCCAGCCAGCGTCTTGAGCGCCGCGTCCAGGCCACGGGCCTTGTCCGGGTCGTAGTTGACGGCGGCGGTGACGAAGAGCAGACCGGCGATCGCGTACGCCGTACCCTTGGCCATGTAGCCGGCGACGCCGAGGCGGATGATCGGCTGGCGGGTGCCGGCCGGCATCTGCTGGGTGTTGAGGTGCTTCACGAACTTGCGCTTGTAGCCGTAGATCGCCATGCCGGCGCCGACGCCGAGGACCACCAGCCCGGCCAGCGCGACCAGCCAGCGGCCGCCGTCGGCGGACATCAGCCCGGCGCTCCGGCTCTGGTAGTTGTCACCCATCGAGGCGTTCGCGCCCTGCACGATCTTGACGGCCATCCAGGCGAGGTACGCGTACAGGACGGCCCGAACGCCGGAGAGCACCCGCTCGGCCATCGCGGTGCGATCCCGCGGGCCGCTCTCACCGACGGTCGCCTCGAAGGCCTGCCAGATCGCCATGGCGGCCAGGCCGACGGCGATGACGATCAGCAGCGTCTTGCCGAACGACTGCCCGGCGATGGCCTGGAGGGCTCCGGACTGGTCGCTGTCCTGACCGGAGCCGCCACCGAGGGCCACCTGCAACGCGATCCACGCGAACAGCAGGTGGATGACGCCGTACCCGATGAAGCCGCCCCGGGCCAGGAACTCCAGGGGCTTGCTCTCGGCGGCCCGTGACGCGGTGTGTTTGACGTTCGAGGCTGTGGAGGACATGCCCCCCCATGTGACCGAACGCGACGATCGTCAAACGTGATGCGTCAGCGCGACACTTCCACCTTGATCTCGTCCTGCGTCACGCTCGAGAGGCTGAAGGTCAGACCGCCGGCCTCGACCGCCTGCTGCCCCTTGGTGAGCTGGATCTGCTCACCGGCGACGTCGAGGGTCACGGTGTCCTCGTCGGCGGAGACGAACTTCGCCTCGACGCCGAGCACCTCGACGCCGGCGTTGGTCTCCCGGGCGATGGTCACGGTGCACTGGTCGAGGCCGCAGCTCACGTCGTCACCGCACCCGGTGAGCAGCGCGAGGCCGAGAGCGGCCGAGGCGAGTGCGGCGACGATGCGGCGGCGGGGCTCAGAGATCAACACCCTTCCAACGGTACGCGGAGCGGGCAACCGCGTGCCCGGCCGGGTGACCGCCCTCAGGCGGCGACCGGCTGGGGAGAGGGGACGTCGAGGCCGGCGATCAGTTCGGCGGCGGCGCGGCCCAGCGCCCGGGTCGCGCCGTGGGTGGCGATGTGGACGCCGCCGGTCACCGTGACCGGGATGCCCATCTCGACGACGATCGCGTCCGGGCGGACCGCCAGCACCCGGCTCAGCGTGCCGGCGATCCACGGGTGCCGGTGCACGTCCCGGACCACCAGCACGAGCGGGCGCCCGCCGGCGCCGGCCAGCACCGGGGCCGCCGGGTCGGCCAGCGGCTCCAGGTCGTCGGCGGTGAACCGGACCGACGTGGTGCCGGGCAGCAGCTCGGCGAGCGGCTCGCCGAGGCCCCACGGCGTCTCGCTGCCGATCGCGATGTTGCGGGCCGGCGCGAACTCGACCACGTGCGGGACCCCGGTCACCGGCAGCTCGGGGCCACCGTCGGCGACGGTCACCCGGACCGCGCGGCGGGCGGCCTCGAACCCGACCGTCGAACCGAGGACGGCCACCTCGTTGCCGGCCGCGGCGTCCGCGACCGCCCGGGCGCCGGTGGCGATCTGGGCGCGGGTGGTCCACGAGCCGAGGGCACGGACCCGGCGTACCGCGTCGCGCAGTCGCTCCTCGGACAGCTCGCCGGAGCGCACCGCCGCGACGATCGCGTCCCGCAACCGGATCGCGATCTGCTCGTCGGCGTGCTCGCCGCCCACGCAGACCGCGTCCGCGCCGGCGGCCAGCGCCCGGACGATGGCGCCCTCCAGCCCGTAGCGGCGGCGCACGCCCTGCATCTCGATGGCGTCGGTGACGATCAGGCCGTCGAAGCCGAACTCCTCGCGCAGCAGGCCGGTCAGGATGCGCGGGCTGAGCGTGGCGGGCAGCTCGGTGTCGTACGCCGGGACGAGCAGGTGCCCGGTCATCACCGCCTTGGCGCCGGCCGCGATCGCCGCCCGGAACGGGACCAGCTCGCAGGCGACGAGCTCGGCCGCGGTGCGGTCGATGACCGGGAGATCGTGGTGCGAGTCGACGGCGGTGTCGCCGTGACCCGGGAAGTGCTTGGCGCACCCGGCCACCCCGGACTCCTGGAGCCCGCGGACGAAGGCGGCGGTGTGCCGGGCCACCAGGTGCGGTTCGGCGCCGAATGCCCGTACCCCGATGACCGGGTTCTTGGGGTTGCTGTTGACGTCGGCGTCCGGGGCGTAGTCCAGGGTGATGCCGGCGTCGGCCAACTCGCGGCCGAGATCGCGGGCGACGGCCTCGGTGAGATCGGCGTCGTCGATCGCGCCGAGCGCCAGATTGCCGGGCCGGGAGCTG includes these proteins:
- a CDS encoding cold-shock protein; this translates as MAQGTVKWFNADKGFGFITVDGGGADVFVHFSAIQTSGYRTLEENQRVEFEIAQGQKGPQAEQVRPL
- a CDS encoding DUF4235 domain-containing protein, which produces MAGRLRKVALKPVNVALGVAAGALAGLLFKEAWKIVSGDDDAPDAGDPDRGWGEILAAAALQGAIFAVVKAAVHRGGAIGTEKLTGTWPD
- a CDS encoding DUF3618 domain-containing protein; the protein is MSEINGSAAKPDLVALREEIRQTRSDLGETVQALAARADVKARAREQVVETTERVRSRATMMAHRIREADKRDLAYRAGSRVRANPWPAALTIAGLAAIAGIVLIVRGRR
- a CDS encoding phage holin family protein yields the protein MTRSLTEHSTAELVQRASEQLSRLVRDELTLAKAELAEKGKHAGIGAGLFGGAGVLAGYGVGALIATSVIALDLVLPLWLAALIVSVVLFAVAGVLALLGRKQINRAVPPEPLAAIESVKADVDEVKNAVKERGREIMPDPVFASEPGGAGKP
- a CDS encoding mechanosensitive ion channel family protein; its protein translation is MTSERTVLLAVMGAAAVALLLVEIAHRVMVRLGRKSPLAADLARKLHRPLLITVTLLTVQQSVRIWAGDFPGRSGVMHVLVLFCIGAIAWLVGATLLVLEDMALARWRTDVPDNRKRRRIKTQVVMLRRVTVAGIVVLTIGIMLMTFPDVRALGASLLASAGVISVVAALAAQSTLGNMFAGLQLAFSDAIRVDDVVVVEQEWGRIEEITLTYVVVQIWDDRRLIMPTSYFTTKPFQNWTRTGSAVLGTAEIDVDWAIPVESVRGALQRVCKGSDLWDGRVCVLQVTEAIDGRVRLRALVSANDAAALWDLRCLVRERLVGWIWQHQREALPRVRAEVESVAPEPTWVGSHSGPGPSSDAARVFSGGLDGDIRGLVFGGPVPVAPERKY
- a CDS encoding DUF1206 domain-containing protein, with translation MSSTASNVKHTASRAAESKPLEFLARGGFIGYGVIHLLFAWIALQVALGGGSGQDSDQSGALQAIAGQSFGKTLLIVIAVGLAAMAIWQAFEATVGESGPRDRTAMAERVLSGVRAVLYAYLAWMAVKIVQGANASMGDNYQSRSAGLMSADGGRWLVALAGLVVLGVGAGMAIYGYKRKFVKHLNTQQMPAGTRQPIIRLGVAGYMAKGTAYAIAGLLFVTAAVNYDPDKARGLDAALKTLAGYSWGVWLLALIAAGIAAFGVYCVAQARYRKI
- a CDS encoding glycoside hydrolase family 3 protein; the protein is MSIHGELPELAAAVLQPGFVGTTAPDWVRRWLGAGLGGVALFARNVESPGQVAALTAQLRAEYPDVIVAIDEEAGDVTRFESRLGSSRPGNLALGAIDDADLTEAVARDLGRELADAGITLDYAPDADVNSNPKNPVIGVRAFGAEPHLVARHTAAFVRGLQESGVAGCAKHFPGHGDTAVDSHHDLPVIDRTAAELVACELVPFRAAIAAGAKAVMTGHLLVPAYDTELPATLSPRILTGLLREEFGFDGLIVTDAIEMQGVRRRYGLEGAIVRALAAGADAVCVGGEHADEQIAIRLRDAIVAAVRSGELSEERLRDAVRRVRALGSWTTRAQIATGARAVADAAAGNEVAVLGSTVGFEAARRAVRVTVADGGPELPVTGVPHVVEFAPARNIAIGSETPWGLGEPLAELLPGTTSVRFTADDLEPLADPAAPVLAGAGGRPLVLVVRDVHRHPWIAGTLSRVLAVRPDAIVVEMGIPVTVTGGVHIATHGATRALGRAAAELIAGLDVPSPQPVAA